A section of the Parasteatoda tepidariorum isolate YZ-2023 chromosome 6, CAS_Ptep_4.0, whole genome shotgun sequence genome encodes:
- the LOC107456851 gene encoding uncharacterized protein → MQHFTKGSQNGILHYFWMLSLFLCIIESDAAVKIRYVSNSECDRYTVDAVYHEKYKIVTENIFKDSKEFVNRVADATADSLSAAMADLPDRDSSDNEERRIHMQFKSIKNAFGTRIKRVHKNITAKWNELIATSFDLLYDNGNSSLNLYLNKALNVTDAYKEARNVLDMSMASFVSFVKSVIRDGLQGISMAAAESLKKDAAKPKKESTEEIESEPTEDKESTGEKEKESTEKKEKEATEKELSYEEKLENKKVEIVEMVIRGFLRNASLEVLNRKIDLFRKVTLKPEDRDSALDDIMFDMLLIKNRMQAIVHEDIPNEKGSIDLARRSIYTYWVEQAETMYKEKLKSLQATPPGGDLYYKNLWSNEKELMDTLLNLCEIYP, encoded by the exons ATGCAGCATTTCACCAAag GATCTCAAAATGGCATCTTGCATTATTTCTGGATGTTGTCCTTATTCTTATGTATCATCGAAAGCGACGCTGCCGTCAAAATAAGATACGTGAGCAATTCAGAGTGTGACAGATATACTGTTGATGCTGTCTACCACGAAAAGTACAAGATCGTTacggaaaatattttcaaag ATAGCAAGGAATTCGTAAATAGGGTGGCAGATGCTACAGCCGACAGTTTGTCAGCAGCCATGGCAGATCTTCCAGATAGGGATTCCTCTGACAA TGAAGAAAGAAGAATACACATGCAATTCAAGagcataaaaaatgcatttggtACCAGGATCAAGAGGGTACATAAGAACATCACAGCCAAGTGGAATGAATTAATTGCTACTAGTTTTGACTTGCTCTATGATAATGGAAATTCTTCACtcaacttatatttaaataaagcattaaacGTGACAG ATGCGTACAAAGAGGCTCGTAATGTCTTGGACATGAGTATGGCCTCTTTCGTAAGTTTCGTGAAGAGCGTGATTCGTGATGGTTTACAAGGAATTTCTATGGCGGCTGCCGAATCTTTGAAGAAAGATGCTGCCAAACCGAAAAAAGAGTCCACTGAAGAAATAGAAAGCGAGCCTACAGAGGATAAGGAGTCCActggagaaaaagaaaaagagtccactgagaaaaaagaaaaagaagcgACA gaGAAAGAGTTGAGTTACGAAGAGAAATTAGAGAACAAGAAGGTAGAAATAGTTGAGATGGTGATCAGAGGATTCCTTCGTAATGCCTCACTGGAAGTATTGAACCGAAAGATTGACCTATTCAGGAAGGTCACCTTAAAACCTGAAGACAGAGATTCAGCACTGGATGATATCATGTTCGATATGCTGCTG ATCAAAAACCGTATGCAGGCTATAGTCCACGAGGATATTCCGAACGAGAAAGGATCCATAGATCTCGCAAGAAGGAGCATCTACACATACTGGGTAGAGCAGGCCGAAACAATGTATAAAGAAAAGCTGAAATCTCTTCAAGCTACTCCTCCAGGGGGTgatctttattataaaaatttgtggaGCAACGAAAAGGAACTTA